A region of Planktomarina temperata RCA23 DNA encodes the following proteins:
- a CDS encoding acyl-CoA thioesterase produces the protein MRPAPTTRAQYRAFSTLTTRWIDNDIYGHMNNAVHYQLFDTAVNGHLLEQGALDFRGGAGVFLVVETGCHYFSELAFPDLVTAGIKLRKLGTSSVTYEVGLFRGEAQSAAAQGHFVHVYVDRETRRPMPMTAALRAILERLL, from the coding sequence GTGAGACCCGCTCCGACCACCCGCGCGCAATATCGCGCCTTTTCGACCCTCACCACCCGTTGGATCGACAACGATATCTATGGGCATATGAACAATGCTGTGCATTATCAGCTTTTTGATACGGCTGTGAATGGGCATTTGCTGGAGCAGGGCGCATTGGATTTCCGGGGCGGCGCTGGGGTGTTTTTGGTGGTCGAAACGGGCTGTCACTATTTCAGCGAATTGGCTTTTCCTGATCTTGTCACAGCAGGGATCAAATTGCGTAAGCTGGGCACGTCATCGGTGACCTATGAGGTCGGCCTCTTTCGCGGTGAGGCGCAAAGCGCCGCTGCGCAGGGCCACTTCGTGCATGTCTATGTGGATCGTGAAACGCGGCGGCCGATGCCTATGACAGCTGCGCTGCGGGCTATTTTGGAGCGGCTGCTATAG
- a CDS encoding iron-containing alcohol dehydrogenase, which translates to MMNPFSFNTTPSLRMGAGLAGELGQITRPICGDRVLLVTDPGMMATGLVQQATDCLRAAGVGVTLFDQVQADPPEEIVLQAAQQALGKTGVIGFGGGSSLDVAKLAALLAASNQPLAEAYGIGNAQGPRLPLVLVPTTAGTGSEVTPISIVTTGASEKMGVVSPLLLPDMALLDPELTLGLPAHVTAATGIDAMVHAIEAYASVNANNNPISRALAVEALGLMGRMLLRAVQKPDDLEARTGMLLGSMLAGQAFANSPVAAVHALAYPIGGHYKVPHGLSNALVLPHVLRFNAQVAPQAYAALLPHVFPDLPAMSVAEAALQFAESMADLSRACGLEQGLRDMGIAREALPILARDAMNQTRLLVNNPRPVDEAAALKIYEAAW; encoded by the coding sequence ATGATGAACCCCTTCAGTTTTAACACCACCCCGAGCCTGCGTATGGGGGCGGGCTTGGCTGGTGAGTTGGGGCAGATCACGCGCCCAATTTGCGGCGATCGGGTGCTTTTGGTCACTGACCCGGGCATGATGGCCACCGGCCTTGTGCAGCAGGCGACAGATTGCCTGCGCGCGGCTGGCGTGGGGGTGACGCTCTTTGATCAGGTGCAAGCCGATCCACCAGAGGAAATCGTGTTGCAGGCCGCTCAGCAAGCGCTCGGAAAAACCGGGGTGATTGGATTTGGTGGCGGGTCGTCCTTGGATGTGGCCAAACTGGCCGCGCTTTTGGCCGCTTCAAATCAGCCATTGGCGGAAGCTTACGGGATTGGCAACGCACAGGGTCCGCGCTTGCCGCTGGTTTTGGTGCCAACCACTGCGGGGACTGGCTCAGAGGTGACGCCAATTTCGATTGTAACCACCGGGGCATCGGAGAAAATGGGCGTGGTGAGCCCTTTGCTTTTGCCGGATATGGCACTGCTTGATCCGGAACTGACGCTTGGATTGCCGGCGCATGTGACGGCTGCAACTGGTATTGATGCCATGGTTCATGCGATTGAAGCCTACGCCAGTGTCAATGCCAACAACAATCCAATCAGCCGTGCGCTGGCAGTCGAGGCGCTGGGGCTCATGGGCCGTATGCTGTTGCGGGCCGTGCAAAAGCCTGATGATCTCGAAGCGCGTACGGGTATGCTTTTGGGCTCCATGTTGGCCGGTCAAGCCTTTGCCAATTCGCCCGTGGCGGCCGTGCATGCCTTGGCCTATCCAATTGGGGGACACTATAAGGTCCCGCATGGGCTCTCGAATGCTTTGGTTCTTCCGCATGTCTTGCGCTTCAATGCGCAGGTTGCGCCCCAGGCCTATGCGGCGCTCTTGCCACATGTTTTCCCGGATCTACCCGCAATGAGCGTGGCGGAGGCGGCCCTGCAGTTTGCTGAAAGTATGGCTGATTTGAGCCGGGCTTGCGGGCTTGAGCAAGGCTTGCGAGACATGGGCATCGCGCGCGAGGCGCTGCCAATCCTGGCGCGAGACGCCATGAATCAAACGCGTCTTTTGGTGAATAATCCGCGTCCTGTCGATGAGGCCGCGGCTCTGAAAATTTATGAGGCCGCTTGGTGA
- a CDS encoding acyl-CoA dehydrogenase family protein: protein MEMNLGLSERVAKLRDRVSEIIRNDIMPLEAEYHAEVSKGDRWTLTDRQVEIMTGLKDKVRAEGLWNFWLTGSDKGFGLTTVEYAYMAEELGKSPLAAEVFNCSAPDTGNMEVFERYGTEEMKTRWLAPLLAGEIRSAYVMTEPDVASSDATNLSLSCVRDGDDYVLNGEKWWASGAGDPRCAVYIVMVKTGAEDAPKHKRHSMIVVDAATPGIEKLRPMEIYGHDDAPHGHYHLRFTNVRVAAENMLLGEERGFEIAQGRLGPGRIHHCMRAIGQAEAALELMCKRSLSRTAFGKPLAQLGANFDIIADARMEIEMARLLCLKAAWMMDQGDPRAAAPWISKIKVVAPLMALKVVDEAIQLHGAGGISQDTPLAAYWMHLRTLRLADGPDAVHRRQVARAELRKHTQEKI, encoded by the coding sequence ATGGAAATGAACCTTGGACTGTCAGAGCGTGTCGCCAAGCTGCGGGACCGCGTTTCTGAAATTATTCGAAATGATATTATGCCCTTAGAAGCGGAATATCATGCGGAGGTTTCCAAGGGGGACCGCTGGACATTGACCGATCGTCAGGTGGAGATCATGACCGGGCTGAAAGATAAGGTCCGAGCGGAAGGTCTGTGGAATTTTTGGCTGACCGGCAGCGACAAAGGCTTTGGCCTGACAACGGTGGAATATGCCTACATGGCTGAGGAGCTGGGCAAATCACCCTTGGCCGCCGAGGTGTTCAACTGTTCGGCGCCCGATACGGGCAATATGGAAGTCTTTGAGCGCTATGGCACTGAAGAGATGAAAACCCGCTGGCTTGCGCCGCTTTTGGCAGGGGAAATCCGATCTGCCTATGTGATGACCGAGCCGGATGTGGCATCCTCGGATGCGACGAATTTGAGCTTGAGCTGCGTGCGGGACGGCGATGACTATGTGCTCAACGGCGAAAAATGGTGGGCCAGTGGCGCGGGTGATCCGCGCTGTGCGGTCTATATCGTGATGGTGAAAACCGGTGCCGAAGATGCGCCCAAGCACAAGCGCCATTCAATGATCGTCGTTGATGCGGCCACGCCGGGGATTGAGAAACTGCGGCCCATGGAGATTTACGGCCATGATGACGCGCCGCATGGGCATTATCACTTGCGCTTCACCAATGTGCGAGTCGCGGCCGAAAACATGCTGCTGGGCGAGGAGCGCGGTTTTGAGATTGCCCAAGGCCGGCTTGGTCCCGGGCGCATTCATCATTGCATGCGGGCGATTGGCCAAGCGGAGGCGGCGCTGGAGCTTATGTGCAAACGCAGTTTGAGCCGAACAGCCTTTGGCAAGCCCTTGGCGCAATTGGGTGCGAATTTTGACATCATCGCGGATGCGCGCATGGAAATTGAGATGGCGCGACTGCTCTGTCTGAAGGCGGCTTGGATGATGGACCAAGGCGATCCACGGGCCGCGGCGCCTTGGATCTCCAAGATCAAAGTTGTGGCGCCACTCATGGCTTTGAAGGTGGTGGATGAGGCCATTCAGCTGCATGGGGCGGGCGGTATCAGTCAAGATACCCCTTTGGCTGCCTATTGGATGCATCTGCGGACCCTGCGCCTGGCGGATGGTCCGGATGCGGTACACCGGCGGCAAGTGGCCCGGGCGGAGCTGCGTAAGCACACGCAGGAAAAAATCTAA
- a CDS encoding MaoC family dehydratase, producing the protein MKHTRQYVVNGSQVMSDLEQAFAAQSGQIGVHLGHSPWILIDQARIDAFAEITEDQQFIHVDPARARAETPFEGTVAHGFLTLSMASRMAQDTLPNLPGQVMNLNAGFDRLRFISPLPSGRRIRGAFKLKDVTKTQANHLRIVTELTVEIEHSDTPALVADWINVAVFSAPQPRHEARQI; encoded by the coding sequence ATGAAACATACTCGCCAGTATGTTGTCAATGGAAGCCAAGTGATGTCAGATCTGGAACAGGCCTTCGCCGCGCAAAGCGGGCAGATCGGCGTGCACTTGGGGCACAGCCCCTGGATATTGATTGATCAAGCGCGGATCGATGCCTTTGCCGAGATCACCGAAGATCAACAGTTCATCCATGTTGACCCCGCCCGCGCTCGGGCAGAAACGCCTTTTGAGGGCACTGTCGCGCATGGGTTTCTGACCCTCTCCATGGCCAGTCGCATGGCACAAGACACTCTGCCCAACCTGCCCGGCCAGGTGATGAATCTCAACGCAGGATTTGATCGCTTGCGCTTTATCTCCCCGCTGCCCAGCGGCCGCAGAATTCGGGGCGCCTTTAAACTTAAAGACGTCACGAAAACCCAGGCCAATCACCTGCGCATCGTGACAGAGCTAACCGTTGAGATTGAACACAGCGACACGCCCGCCCTGGTCGCCGATTGGATCAATGTTGCCGTCTTCTCAGCACCGCAGCCACGCCATGAGGCCCGGCAGATATGA
- a CDS encoding phosphotransferase family protein, which produces MSQTLHKYDPERLCTYLQHHVAEFSGLAEIVKFSDGQSNPTYKLTDTAGRHFVLRAKPPGTLLKSAHAVDREFRVMTALATTAVPVPQMLHLSGEDSLLGAQFLVMEHLEGRVFWDPALPEQSPKFRQDAYHALVRTLAALHDVDPQAVGLADFGKPGNYFSRQVARWTGQYRACETQTRPDMDWTIAWLERNMVPDDGQTSIVHGDYRLDNVMFDADTPDMIAVLDWELSTLGHPFADLAYQCMGLRLPQDGMIKGLEGIDRKAQGLPEEADYVAQYCALRGIAPPENWAFYMVFSFFRLAAILEGVLHRAQSGNASNPRGMNTMSRSIATLAQAAKHTAQGRVS; this is translated from the coding sequence ATGAGCCAAACCCTTCACAAATATGATCCTGAACGCCTCTGCACATATTTGCAGCACCATGTGGCCGAATTTTCTGGATTGGCGGAGATCGTGAAATTTTCCGACGGCCAATCCAACCCAACATATAAGCTGACAGACACGGCCGGCCGCCATTTTGTGCTGCGCGCCAAGCCACCGGGCACTTTGCTCAAATCCGCCCATGCGGTAGATCGCGAGTTTCGCGTCATGACCGCTTTGGCCACGACCGCTGTGCCCGTACCTCAAATGTTGCATCTGTCAGGCGAGGACAGTCTCCTGGGCGCGCAATTTTTGGTGATGGAACATCTGGAGGGGCGGGTGTTTTGGGATCCCGCCCTCCCCGAGCAATCTCCAAAGTTTCGCCAAGACGCCTATCACGCCCTCGTGCGGACCCTGGCCGCTCTGCATGATGTGGATCCACAGGCCGTTGGACTGGCTGACTTTGGCAAGCCGGGCAATTATTTTTCGCGGCAAGTCGCGCGCTGGACCGGGCAATATCGTGCCTGTGAGACACAAACACGTCCCGATATGGATTGGACCATCGCTTGGCTGGAACGCAACATGGTGCCAGATGATGGGCAAACGTCTATCGTGCATGGGGATTATCGTTTGGACAACGTCATGTTCGACGCAGACACTCCCGATATGATCGCAGTTTTGGATTGGGAATTGTCCACGCTGGGGCATCCCTTTGCTGACCTTGCCTATCAATGCATGGGTCTGCGCCTGCCGCAAGATGGCATGATCAAGGGGCTTGAGGGCATTGACCGCAAGGCGCAGGGCCTGCCGGAAGAAGCGGACTATGTCGCGCAATACTGCGCTCTAAGAGGCATAGCGCCACCTGAGAATTGGGCGTTTTATATGGTGTTTTCCTTCTTTCGACTGGCAGCCATTTTGGAAGGCGTTTTGCATCGTGCCCAATCGGGAAATGCCTCAAACCCCCGGGGCATGAATACGATGAGCCGCAGCATTGCCACTCTGGCCCAGGCCGCAAAACACACCGCTCAGGGCCGCGTGTCATGA
- a CDS encoding TetR/AcrR family transcriptional regulator produces the protein MMLDSTSVKGRILDAAAQAFATHGVDQTSIDDIARDLGATKGKIYHHFGSKSELVCAIRKHSVQLTLERVRPQFDAPLSPPEKFHAMAKAHVIAMISELAYHRVVVEEMRGSKTGGATPAERALRLEIAALQSEYEGFFRSTLATGIASGHFRDQDISIAVRSFLMMLHAPIYWYQPRDAENIATIAEQLANMALGAVAMPQ, from the coding sequence ATGATGCTCGACAGCACTTCGGTTAAGGGACGCATTTTAGATGCCGCCGCTCAGGCCTTTGCCACCCATGGGGTGGATCAGACCTCGATTGATGACATCGCCCGCGACCTTGGCGCCACCAAGGGCAAAATTTACCATCATTTCGGGTCAAAAAGTGAATTGGTCTGCGCCATTCGCAAACATTCCGTACAGCTCACGTTAGAACGAGTCCGCCCGCAGTTCGATGCCCCCCTGTCACCGCCGGAAAAATTTCACGCAATGGCCAAAGCGCATGTCATCGCGATGATATCAGAGCTGGCCTATCACCGGGTCGTGGTTGAGGAGATGCGCGGCTCAAAGACCGGCGGCGCGACACCGGCAGAGCGGGCTTTGCGCCTCGAAATCGCTGCGCTGCAATCGGAATATGAGGGCTTTTTCCGCAGCACATTGGCGACAGGTATCGCCAGCGGGCATTTTCGCGACCAAGACATTTCGATCGCGGTGCGGAGCTTTTTGATGATGCTGCATGCGCCGATCTATTGGTACCAGCCGCGCGACGCAGAAAATATCGCCACCATTGCCGAACAATTGGCCAATATGGCTTTGGGCGCAGTGGCAATGCCACAATGA